In a genomic window of Williamwhitmania sp.:
- the def gene encoding peptide deformylase, giving the protein MILPVVAYGQSILRKECKEIAENNNEVQELVTNMWETLYHAHGMGLAAPQVGFDLRLFIVDTKQVYDPDDREMADLFIGDEGIIETFINPEILWHSEEMWSDYEGCLSIPSLSEVVERPISITIRYLNRNLESQETTYSGETARVIQHEYDHLDGILYVDKIAPVRKNMIRSRLKRISLGKETTKYKMKF; this is encoded by the coding sequence ATGATACTACCAGTAGTGGCCTATGGGCAAAGCATATTACGCAAGGAGTGTAAAGAAATTGCGGAGAATAACAACGAAGTACAAGAACTGGTAACAAACATGTGGGAAACCCTCTACCATGCACACGGGATGGGGCTTGCTGCCCCTCAAGTTGGTTTTGATCTTCGCCTATTTATAGTGGACACCAAGCAAGTTTATGACCCCGACGACAGGGAAATGGCTGACCTATTCATTGGTGATGAGGGAATTATTGAAACCTTTATCAACCCAGAGATTCTTTGGCACTCGGAGGAAATGTGGAGCGACTACGAAGGCTGCCTCAGCATCCCTTCGCTGAGCGAGGTGGTGGAACGCCCCATCTCCATTACCATTCGTTACCTTAACCGCAATCTTGAATCGCAGGAGACCACGTATAGTGGCGAGACTGCCCGCGTTATTCAACACGAGTACGACCACCTCGATGGTATTCTCTACGTGGATAAGATTGCACCCGTTAGGAAGAACATGATTCGCAGCAGGCTCAAGCGCATTTCGCTAGGCAAGGAAACAACCAAATACAAGATGAAGTTCTAG
- a CDS encoding NAD-dependent epimerase/dehydratase family protein: protein MQTILGANGAIGTELARELTHYTSSIRLVSRNPKSVNPTDQLFPADLTDRAQIMKAVEGSKVVYITIGFEYSAKVWQQKWPTFMRNTIDACVTNNARLVFFDNIYMYDRDYLSNITEQTPVRPTSKKGEVRAKIAQMILDEVAAGRLNAVIARAADFFSPKNSVLVEMVYKNLAKGKKANLFANANKLHNYTYSVDAAKGRPCLAIHPMPMDKCGICPPAGFTLLASSGWN, encoded by the coding sequence ATGCAAACTATTTTAGGAGCAAACGGAGCCATTGGCACAGAGCTAGCCCGGGAGCTCACCCACTACACCAGCAGCATACGACTGGTGAGTAGAAATCCAAAAAGCGTAAACCCCACTGACCAGCTATTCCCAGCCGACCTTACGGATCGCGCTCAGATAATGAAGGCCGTGGAGGGTTCTAAAGTTGTCTACATTACCATAGGGTTTGAATACAGCGCCAAGGTATGGCAACAAAAGTGGCCCACCTTTATGCGGAATACAATTGATGCCTGTGTAACCAACAATGCACGACTAGTATTCTTCGACAACATCTACATGTACGACCGCGACTACCTGAGCAACATAACGGAGCAAACGCCCGTACGACCTACCAGCAAAAAGGGAGAGGTAAGGGCGAAAATTGCCCAAATGATATTAGATGAGGTTGCCGCCGGAAGACTCAACGCCGTTATTGCCCGTGCTGCAGACTTTTTCAGCCCAAAGAACAGCGTTCTGGTGGAGATGGTCTACAAAAACCTAGCTAAGGGTAAAAAGGCAAACCTTTTTGCCAACGCTAATAAGCTGCACAACTACACCTACTCGGTGGATGCTGCCAAGGGACGGCCATGCTTGGCAATACACCCGATGCCTATGGACAAGTGTGGCATCTGCCCACCAGCAGGGTTCACCTTACTGGCAAGCAGTGGGTGGAACTAA